The proteins below are encoded in one region of Zootoca vivipara chromosome 10, rZooViv1.1, whole genome shotgun sequence:
- the ANKRD16 gene encoding ankyrin repeat domain-containing protein 16 isoform X1 — MAEGNLPRLVKEGKLILLKEEVANVWDVKKRHYGKSADTLLHYAARHGQLMILTYLVETLEMDIEVFNSDYKRPLHEAASMGHRDCVLYLLNKGATVDCLKKADWTPLMMACTRRNLEVIQDLIDHGANPLLKNKDGWSCFHIASREGDPEVIRYLLDVSPTIWDTESKIKRTPLHTAAMHGRLEVVKMLLERCHYRPDSRDKCGVTPFMDAIQHGHLGIAQLLLEKHKTCYTARDALGAQPLHQAAVTAQDPALRFLVSDLGVDVNARATSLQLTALHYAAKEGHAGTIETLLLLGADLNAKDGKNRSGKTLSRFVLGLRRALARSGYQWGGWCIRGGVLALMGDMTGAFWGRLSTFGPHLTLSSHLCLLEAVNMQ; from the exons ATGGCTGAAGGCAACCTTCCTAGGTTGGTGAAGGAAGGGAAGCTCATCCTTCTGAAAGAAGAGGTTGCAAATGTTTGGgatgtgaagaagaggcattatGGGAAGTCAGCCGACACCCTGCTCCACTACGCAGCCCGGCACGGTCAGCTGATGATCCTCACTTACTTGGTCGAGACCTTAGAAATGGACATCGAAGTGTTTAACAGCGATTACAAGCGACCCCTCCACGAAGCAGCCTCCATGGGTCATAGGGACTGTGTCTTGTACCTGCTGAACAAAGGAGCTACTGTCGATTGCTTGAAGAAAGCAGACTG GACTCCCCTCATGATGGCTTGTACCAGAAGGAATCTAGAAGTCATTCAGGATCTCATCGACCACGGAGCAAATCCATTATTGAAGAACAAAGATGGCTGGAGCTGTTTCCATATTGCCAGCCGAGAGGGGGATCCTGAGGTCATCCGGTACCTCCTGGATGTCTCTCCAACCATTTGGGACACGGAAAGCAAAATCAAGAGGACTCCCCTACACACAGCAG CAATGCATGGACGCCTGGAGGTAGTGAAAATGCTCCTTGAACG GTGCCACTATCGACCCGACAGCAGGGACAAATGTGGCGTCACACCTTTTATGGACGCGATACAACACGGCCACCTTGGCATCGCGCAGCTGCTTCTAGAGAAACATAAG ACTTGCTACACTGCCCGGGACGCACTCGGCGCTCAGCCTCTGCACCAAGCCGCGGTCACAGCGCAGGATCCCGCCCTCCGGTTCCTTGTTTCAGATCTCGGCGTTGACGTCAATGCCAGAGCCACTTCGCTGCAGCTCACAGCCTTGCATTACGCTGCCaag GAAGGACACGCAGGGACAATCGAGACTCTCCTGTTGCTTGGCGCTGATCTAAATGCAAAGGATGGGAAAAATCGTTCCGGTAAGACCCTTTCACGCTTTGTATTGGGATTACGCCGGGCATTGGCACGATCAGGCTACCAGTGGGGTGGATGGTGTATTAGGGGAGGGGTACTAGCTCTGATGGGGGACATGACAGGCGCCTTCTGGGGTCGTTTGTCCACCTTTGGGCCCCACCTTACACTTAGCTCTCACCTGTGCCTCCTGGAAGCAGTCAACATGCAATGA
- the ANKRD16 gene encoding ankyrin repeat domain-containing protein 16 isoform X2 yields the protein MAEGNLPRLVKEGKLILLKEEVANVWDVKKRHYGKSADTLLHYAARHGQLMILTYLVETLEMDIEVFNSDYKRPLHEAASMGHRDCVLYLLNKGATVDCLKKADWTPLMMACTRRNLEVIQDLIDHGANPLLKNKDGWSCFHIASREGDPEVIRYLLDVSPTIWDTESKIKRTPLHTAAMHGRLEVVKMLLERCHYRPDSRDKCGVTPFMDAIQHGHLGIAQLLLEKHKTCYTARDALGAQPLHQAAVTAQDPALRFLVSDLGVDVNARATSLQLTALHYAAKEGHAGTIETLLLLGADLNAKDGKNRSALHLACSGQHAACVQILLQAGLRDSPDSTGTHARQLAKKPALLQIFDKIPVPSCPVHQ from the exons ATGGCTGAAGGCAACCTTCCTAGGTTGGTGAAGGAAGGGAAGCTCATCCTTCTGAAAGAAGAGGTTGCAAATGTTTGGgatgtgaagaagaggcattatGGGAAGTCAGCCGACACCCTGCTCCACTACGCAGCCCGGCACGGTCAGCTGATGATCCTCACTTACTTGGTCGAGACCTTAGAAATGGACATCGAAGTGTTTAACAGCGATTACAAGCGACCCCTCCACGAAGCAGCCTCCATGGGTCATAGGGACTGTGTCTTGTACCTGCTGAACAAAGGAGCTACTGTCGATTGCTTGAAGAAAGCAGACTG GACTCCCCTCATGATGGCTTGTACCAGAAGGAATCTAGAAGTCATTCAGGATCTCATCGACCACGGAGCAAATCCATTATTGAAGAACAAAGATGGCTGGAGCTGTTTCCATATTGCCAGCCGAGAGGGGGATCCTGAGGTCATCCGGTACCTCCTGGATGTCTCTCCAACCATTTGGGACACGGAAAGCAAAATCAAGAGGACTCCCCTACACACAGCAG CAATGCATGGACGCCTGGAGGTAGTGAAAATGCTCCTTGAACG GTGCCACTATCGACCCGACAGCAGGGACAAATGTGGCGTCACACCTTTTATGGACGCGATACAACACGGCCACCTTGGCATCGCGCAGCTGCTTCTAGAGAAACATAAG ACTTGCTACACTGCCCGGGACGCACTCGGCGCTCAGCCTCTGCACCAAGCCGCGGTCACAGCGCAGGATCCCGCCCTCCGGTTCCTTGTTTCAGATCTCGGCGTTGACGTCAATGCCAGAGCCACTTCGCTGCAGCTCACAGCCTTGCATTACGCTGCCaag GAAGGACACGCAGGGACAATCGAGACTCTCCTGTTGCTTGGCGCTGATCTAAATGCAAAGGATGGGAAAAATCGTTCCG CCCTGCACCTGGCATGCTCAGGCCAGCATGCTGCATGTGTGCAAATTCTCCTGCAGGCGGGGTTGCGGGACTCCCCTGACAGTACCGGAACGCATGCACGGCAGCTTGCGAAGAAGCCAGCCCTCCTCCAAATTTTTGACAAAATCCCAGTGCCGTCTTGCCCTGTCCATCAGTAA